A portion of the Chryseobacterium tructae genome contains these proteins:
- a CDS encoding RebB family R body protein encodes MATVNEQITDAVTQSNVKVIGESPAMALSNVYLSAAHSTGIMFENAVTNQNQQNI; translated from the coding sequence ATGGCAACAGTCAATGAACAAATCACAGATGCGGTAACGCAATCTAACGTAAAGGTAATAGGAGAATCTCCTGCAATGGCTTTAAGCAATGTCTATCTATCCGCAGCACATTCTACAGGTATTATGTTTGAAAATGCGGTAACGAATCAGAATCAACAGAATATTTAG
- a CDS encoding RebB family R body protein, producing MANEKAGTTVNEQITDAVTQSNVKVVAESPAMALSNVYQSAAHSTGIMFENAVNSQNQQNILTQAATTQGISQIYSLDTIADAVSIARVLNP from the coding sequence ATGGCTAACGAAAAAGCTGGAACAACAGTAAACGAACAAATCACAGACGCGGTAACGCAGTCTAACGTAAAAGTAGTGGCAGAATCACCTGCAATGGCTTTAAGTAATGTGTATCAATCTGCTGCACATTCTACAGGAATCATGTTTGAAAATGCAGTGAATTCTCAAAATCAACAAAACATTTTGACGCAGGCTGCGACTACTCAGGGAATTTCTCAGATCTACAGTCTGGATACCATTGCTGATGCAGTTTCTATTGCTAGAGTCCTTAATCCTTAA
- a CDS encoding siderophore-interacting protein, with the protein MPSLPKWINDTVENVWSSKFKDCKVIYIEVISQNLHLVRFETDLQDIQIEPAYAIGIRINDRDFRNYSPFNFNREAGTFEVLFHIHDTSAVGSRFVASLSIGDSIKILMPRGKRFFEPDAKIHFSIGDETSLGSSISIKEAVEECGSSFICLHEMEESQALESLNLYGYHSPKNSTMRIIEALTDFLREEKEAIYNDDAVFYLTGNGTRMALIRKFLKAKGVSARCIRSQAYWIEGKKGL; encoded by the coding sequence ATGCCAAGTTTACCAAAATGGATCAACGATACGGTAGAAAACGTATGGTCTTCAAAATTTAAAGATTGTAAAGTCATTTATATAGAAGTTATTTCACAAAATCTTCACCTTGTACGTTTTGAAACCGATTTACAGGATATTCAGATTGAGCCTGCTTATGCTATTGGAATAAGAATCAACGACAGGGATTTTCGGAATTATTCACCTTTCAATTTTAACAGAGAGGCGGGAACGTTTGAAGTTTTATTTCATATCCATGATACTTCAGCGGTGGGCAGTCGCTTTGTAGCTAGTTTATCTATTGGAGATTCGATAAAAATATTAATGCCCAGAGGAAAACGTTTTTTTGAACCGGATGCAAAAATCCATTTCTCAATAGGAGATGAAACTTCATTGGGAAGTTCCATTTCTATCAAAGAGGCTGTAGAAGAATGCGGTTCTTCATTTATCTGTCTCCATGAAATGGAAGAGTCTCAGGCTTTGGAAAGTCTTAATTTATATGGCTATCACAGTCCTAAAAACAGTACGATGAGAATTATAGAAGCCTTAACCGATTTTTTGAGAGAGGAAAAGGAAGCCATCTATAATGATGATGCAGTCTTTTACCTTACCGGAAACGGAACCCGGATGGCACTGATAAGAAAATTTCTTAAGGCTAAAGGAGTTTCTGCAAGATGCATCAGATCTCAGGCCTACTGGATTGAGGGGAAAAAGGGTTTGTAA
- a CDS encoding RebB family R body protein, giving the protein MANEKAGSTVNEQITDAVTQSNVKVVAESPAMALSNVYQTAAHSTGIMFENAVNSQNQQNILTQAATTQGISQIYSLDTIADAVSIAKVLNP; this is encoded by the coding sequence ATGGCTAACGAAAAAGCTGGTTCAACAGTAAACGAACAAATCACAGACGCAGTAACGCAGTCTAACGTAAAAGTAGTGGCAGAATCTCCTGCAATGGCATTAAGTAACGTCTATCAAACAGCAGCGCATTCTACAGGAATCATGTTTGAAAATGCAGTGAATTCTCAAAATCAACAAAACATTTTGACACAGGCTGCAACTACTCAGGGAATTTCTCAGATCTATAGTCTGGACACCATTGCCGATGCAGTTTCTATTGCTAAAGTCCTTAATCCTTAA
- a CDS encoding class A beta-lactamase-related serine hydrolase has product MTNFASLVLLFFTLVFNSIQAQLPKTDPLYRTIMSKDSLLFSVGFNACNTKQTEAVLSNNFEFYHDKGGFSDKKKFLTDFKNGLCKAPDIYRAKRVLIDKSTQVFPMYKDGKVYAAVQNGDHLFYEKEGRQAEKLVGEAKFTNFWLLENDDWKLARSLSFDHHAKETIDQRSVFNNDQEIEIWLKENKIPTLGLGIIDEGELKQIKVFGDIKKGSPAPFNTFFNVASLTKPVTAMVVLRLVSLGKWNLDEPLDSYWVDPDIANNPKHKKLTTRLILSHQTGFPNWRWMNADKKLNFQFEPGTRYQYSGEGFEYLRHALEKKFGKTLDQLAKELIFQPLQMNDTNYIWDQNTDESRFAIGYDKEGKPYPTEKNKTANAADDLHTTIGDYGNFMVSVMKGKNLKPEVFQEMIKKQVKTKENKYFGLGFEIYDLGNGEYGLSHGGADQGTRCIAFVFPKSGKGILIFTNVDDGYKVYEKLVIHYLGKEGKKIADIENN; this is encoded by the coding sequence ATGACAAATTTTGCTTCATTAGTCCTTCTTTTTTTTACTTTGGTTTTTAATAGTATTCAAGCTCAATTACCAAAAACAGATCCTCTTTATCGGACTATTATGTCAAAGGACAGCCTTCTTTTTTCGGTAGGATTTAATGCCTGTAATACTAAACAGACAGAGGCCGTACTCAGTAATAATTTTGAGTTTTATCATGATAAAGGTGGTTTTTCTGATAAAAAGAAATTCCTCACTGATTTTAAAAACGGCCTGTGTAAAGCTCCGGATATTTACCGTGCTAAAAGAGTTTTGATAGATAAGAGCACTCAGGTTTTTCCAATGTACAAAGATGGAAAAGTATATGCGGCTGTTCAAAACGGAGATCATCTGTTTTATGAAAAAGAAGGCAGGCAGGCCGAGAAATTAGTTGGTGAAGCTAAGTTTACCAATTTTTGGCTTTTAGAAAATGATGACTGGAAGTTAGCAAGATCGCTGAGCTTTGATCACCATGCTAAAGAAACAATTGATCAAAGATCCGTTTTTAATAACGATCAGGAAATAGAAATTTGGTTGAAAGAAAATAAAATTCCAACACTTGGATTAGGGATCATTGACGAGGGAGAGCTGAAACAGATCAAAGTTTTTGGTGATATCAAAAAGGGAAGTCCGGCTCCTTTTAATACCTTTTTCAATGTAGCTTCCCTTACCAAGCCTGTTACAGCAATGGTAGTATTACGCTTGGTAAGCCTTGGAAAATGGAATTTAGATGAACCTCTTGACTCTTATTGGGTAGACCCGGATATTGCTAATAATCCGAAGCATAAAAAGCTTACAACAAGACTTATTCTTTCCCATCAGACCGGTTTTCCCAACTGGAGATGGATGAATGCTGACAAAAAACTCAACTTCCAGTTTGAGCCGGGAACCCGATATCAATATTCAGGAGAAGGCTTTGAATATCTAAGGCACGCTTTGGAGAAGAAATTCGGAAAAACATTGGACCAGCTTGCCAAAGAGTTGATTTTTCAACCACTCCAAATGAATGATACCAATTACATCTGGGATCAAAATACGGACGAATCCAGATTTGCAATCGGTTATGATAAAGAAGGTAAACCTTATCCAACAGAAAAAAATAAAACGGCCAATGCCGCTGATGATTTGCATACAACAATCGGGGATTACGGAAACTTTATGGTCAGTGTGATGAAAGGAAAAAATCTGAAACCGGAAGTATTTCAAGAAATGATCAAAAAACAGGTGAAAACTAAGGAAAACAAGTACTTCGGACTAGGTTTTGAAATCTATGATCTGGGTAATGGTGAATATGGATTATCTCATGGCGGAGCCGATCAGGGGACAAGATGTATTGCTTTTGTATTCCCAAAATCAGGTAAAGGAATTCTGATATTTACCAACGTAGATGATGGTTATAAAGTGTATGAGAAGCTGGTTATTCATTATCTTGGTAAAGAAGGAAAAAAAATTGCTGATATAGAGAATAACTAA
- a CDS encoding amidohydrolase yields MLKTPHSIRKLWLFFVLTSVATFILTGCNAKHDADQIFYNGDILTMAGKEAAYVEALVVKDGKIVFAGEKDKAMALKGNKTQVTDLAGRTLMPGFIDAHGHISQYGFALQMIDLQPEPYGKVMSIPQLQKVLRDYIAENKIPAGTMIVGNGYDDAIMEEHRHPTAQELDEVSSVNPIYIEHTSGHMGVANSLLLKNMNITYDTPNPAGGIIGKDPATKQLTGKMQENANINSLQYVITQLPKPAESDKYKSLLDAEKAWFAGGQTTICEGRAAPDNIDHIMDADKKGLLKGDYIIMPDYDLNADKLTQWKQFYKKYNGHIKIGGIKMTFDGSPQGKSAWLTKPYLVPPEGEEPGFRGQPIYSTEAAYKGLKAIFQQGMQVHIHCNGDAAIDEGLNLLERLKKEKLLTKDMRCVLIHSQVCRKDQVPRYKQIGIMPSWFPTHVYLWGDWHRSNVLGEERARRISPLKEGLDQEIPFTIHHDSPVTPPDLITAVYAAVNRKTRSGYILGPEFRISPYEALKAITINAAWQWGEEKEKGTLEKDKRADLVILDKNPVKVDPFAIKEIRVMETYKDGVQVYKK; encoded by the coding sequence ATGTTGAAAACCCCTCATTCAATCAGGAAATTATGGCTTTTTTTTGTCTTAACATCAGTAGCAACATTTATTCTCACCGGATGTAATGCAAAGCATGATGCGGATCAGATCTTTTACAATGGAGATATCCTCACAATGGCAGGTAAAGAAGCTGCTTATGTAGAAGCTCTCGTCGTAAAAGATGGAAAAATTGTCTTTGCAGGAGAAAAAGATAAGGCTATGGCTCTTAAAGGAAATAAAACACAGGTAACCGATCTTGCAGGCCGTACACTGATGCCAGGTTTTATAGATGCCCACGGTCATATTTCGCAATATGGATTTGCTTTACAGATGATCGATCTGCAACCTGAGCCTTACGGAAAGGTGATGTCAATTCCGCAGCTACAGAAGGTTCTCAGAGATTATATAGCCGAAAATAAAATTCCTGCCGGAACTATGATTGTTGGAAATGGCTATGATGATGCTATTATGGAAGAACACCGCCACCCGACAGCTCAGGAACTGGATGAAGTCTCGTCTGTTAATCCAATTTATATAGAACATACTTCAGGGCATATGGGAGTCGCTAATTCTTTACTGCTGAAAAATATGAATATTACCTATGATACTCCGAATCCTGCCGGTGGAATCATTGGCAAAGATCCTGCCACCAAGCAACTTACAGGAAAAATGCAGGAGAATGCCAATATCAATAGCTTACAATATGTAATAACACAGCTTCCGAAACCTGCAGAAAGCGATAAGTACAAATCTTTACTTGACGCAGAAAAAGCCTGGTTTGCCGGTGGACAGACCACCATATGCGAAGGACGTGCTGCCCCGGATAATATTGATCATATTATGGATGCAGACAAGAAAGGATTGTTGAAAGGTGATTATATCATTATGCCGGATTATGACTTGAATGCCGATAAACTGACACAGTGGAAACAATTCTATAAAAAGTATAATGGCCACATTAAGATAGGAGGTATAAAAATGACCTTTGACGGCTCTCCACAAGGTAAATCAGCCTGGCTTACAAAACCTTATCTGGTACCGCCGGAAGGAGAAGAGCCAGGATTCCGGGGACAACCAATCTATTCAACAGAAGCAGCTTATAAAGGACTTAAAGCTATCTTTCAGCAGGGAATGCAGGTTCATATTCACTGTAATGGAGACGCAGCGATAGATGAAGGTCTTAACTTATTGGAACGTCTTAAAAAAGAAAAGCTGCTTACAAAAGATATGCGCTGTGTTCTTATCCATAGTCAGGTATGCCGTAAAGACCAGGTTCCCCGCTATAAACAGATAGGAATAATGCCAAGCTGGTTTCCTACACATGTTTACCTATGGGGAGACTGGCACCGCTCCAATGTGCTTGGAGAAGAAAGAGCAAGGAGAATAAGCCCTTTGAAAGAAGGGTTAGATCAGGAAATCCCATTTACCATTCATCATGATTCGCCGGTAACTCCTCCCGATTTGATTACTGCGGTATATGCTGCAGTAAACAGAAAAACACGTTCCGGATATATACTGGGGCCAGAATTTCGAATCAGTCCTTATGAAGCCCTTAAAGCAATCACGATCAATGCTGCGTGGCAGTGGGGAGAAGAAAAAGAAAAAGGAACGCTGGAGAAGGATAAAAGAGCAGATCTTGTTATCCTGGATAAAAACCCTGTTAAAGTAGATCCTTTTGCTATTAAGGAAATCCGTGTTATGGAAACTTATAAAGACGGCGTGCAGGTATATAAAAAATAA
- a CDS encoding sensor histidine kinase codes for MWRWENQDQIVIWIWIGIGLFFLTTLLITLLVVNYLKSIQRNKQKVSQLVRNTQKEYWESMLLLQEQDRERLAEELHDNIISQLNLIRLNLNDKKPEELSRDLKKSMQLIRELSHNLTPPDLNEIDLTDLIEDYLEQVNKNIEVIFRSITIGIPISNPVKLNLFRIVQELVTNILKHAEATRIDVSLRVSLNYVILTIEDNGRGFIMGKHSGGIGMRNIKSRAQKIKAIYKLKTQPEKGTKFIACMAIQ; via the coding sequence ATGTGGCGTTGGGAAAATCAGGATCAGATAGTTATATGGATATGGATCGGTATTGGACTATTTTTTTTAACAACTTTATTAATTACATTATTGGTTGTTAACTATTTAAAAAGCATACAAAGAAACAAACAAAAAGTTTCTCAGCTGGTTCGTAATACCCAAAAAGAATACTGGGAGAGCATGCTTCTCTTACAGGAACAGGATAGGGAACGTCTGGCGGAAGAACTTCATGATAATATTATTTCACAATTGAATCTCATCCGTCTGAATCTTAATGACAAAAAGCCGGAGGAGCTCAGTCGGGATCTAAAAAAATCTATGCAGTTGATCCGTGAATTATCACATAATCTTACCCCTCCGGATCTCAATGAGATTGATCTGACGGATTTGATTGAAGATTACCTTGAACAGGTTAATAAAAATATAGAAGTGATTTTTCGCTCTATTACGATAGGAATACCCATCAGTAATCCGGTCAAATTGAACCTTTTCAGAATTGTTCAGGAACTCGTTACCAATATTCTGAAACATGCTGAAGCTACAAGAATTGATGTCTCCCTGAGAGTATCTCTAAATTACGTAATACTCACCATTGAAGATAACGGAAGAGGTTTTATCATGGGAAAGCATTCCGGAGGTATTGGTATGAGGAATATTAAATCACGGGCACAGAAAATCAAAGCGATTTATAAACTTAAAACACAACCTGAAAAAGGAACAAAATTTATAGCCTGTATGGCAATACAATAA
- a CDS encoding RebB family R body protein: protein MADTVNNQTTDAVTQTNVTVLGESPAQAMSMLYQMATHASGISIQNSVTNQQNLNQLNPAIVADAIKILKG, encoded by the coding sequence ATGGCAGACACCGTAAACAACCAGACTACAGACGCTGTAACGCAGACCAATGTTACCGTGCTTGGTGAATCTCCCGCACAGGCCATGAGTATGCTTTATCAGATGGCTACCCATGCCAGTGGAATTTCCATTCAGAATTCGGTAACCAATCAGCAAAACTTGAATCAGCTCAACCCAGCCATTGTTGCTGATGCCATTAAAATTTTAAAAGGATAA
- a CDS encoding RebB family R body protein, with translation MANEKAGTTVNEQITDAVTQTNVKVVAESPAMALSNVYQTAAHSTGIMFENAVNSQNQQNILTQAATTQGISQIYALDTIADAVSMAKVLNP, from the coding sequence ATGGCTAACGAAAAAGCTGGAACAACAGTAAACGAACAAATTACAGATGCAGTAACACAAACTAACGTAAAAGTGGTAGCAGAGTCTCCTGCAATGGCATTAAGTAATGTCTATCAAACAGCAGCGCATTCTACAGGAATTATGTTTGAAAATGCAGTGAATTCTCAAAATCAACAAAATATTTTAACGCAGGCTGCAACTACACAGGGAATTTCTCAGATCTATGCTCTGGATACTATTGCTGATGCGGTTTCTATGGCTAAAGTATTAAATCCTTAA
- a CDS encoding NAD(P)H-dependent oxidoreductase: MKKIAIINGHPNKESFNFGIAEAYKNGALEAGAEVKEITIAELDFNSNLQFGYQKRMELEPDLLNAWEIIQWADHLVWIHPIWWGGLPAQMKGFIDRLFLPGLAYKYRENSLWWDKLLKGKTAHIITTIDQPGWYYRLMYGRPSVNQLKKSTLEFCGIKPVKVTYLGIIRTSKEDQRKTWLKKVKSLGQKLK; this comes from the coding sequence ATGAAAAAAATAGCCATAATCAACGGTCACCCCAATAAAGAATCTTTCAATTTCGGTATTGCAGAAGCTTATAAAAACGGAGCCTTGGAAGCAGGAGCAGAAGTAAAAGAAATTACCATTGCAGAATTAGATTTTAATTCTAATTTGCAGTTTGGGTATCAAAAAAGAATGGAGCTGGAGCCGGATTTGTTGAATGCCTGGGAAATTATTCAATGGGCAGATCATCTGGTTTGGATACATCCGATTTGGTGGGGAGGCTTACCTGCTCAGATGAAAGGTTTCATTGATAGGCTCTTCCTTCCTGGATTGGCTTATAAATACAGGGAAAACTCTTTATGGTGGGATAAGCTTTTAAAAGGAAAAACCGCACATATTATCACCACAATCGATCAGCCTGGTTGGTATTACCGCTTGATGTACGGAAGACCAAGTGTTAATCAGCTTAAGAAATCAACGCTGGAATTCTGTGGTATAAAGCCTGTAAAGGTAACTTACCTGGGCATTATCCGGACTTCTAAAGAAGATCAGCGAAAAACATGGCTGAAGAAAGTAAAATCTTTGGGACAAAAGCTAAAATAG
- a CDS encoding RebB family R body protein, which produces MNEINTIITGMSTAVPQAISAQVSAHSTGLMQINSALNQQRDSMMGIANNVMGMKKMSSGKLKYRELGILKKGRL; this is translated from the coding sequence ATGAACGAAATCAATACCATAATCACCGGAATGTCCACAGCAGTACCTCAGGCAATTTCTGCTCAGGTAAGTGCACATTCTACAGGATTAATGCAGATCAATTCTGCACTGAATCAGCAAAGGGACTCTATGATGGGAATAGCCAATAATGTCATGGGAATGAAAAAAATGAGTTCCGGAAAGCTGAAATACAGAGAATTAGGAATTTTAAAAAAGGGAAGATTGTAA
- a CDS encoding LysE family translocator has protein sequence MIPFQDLPFFMAAALILAISPGPNMIYLISKSITQGKKSGFISLTGVICGFIFHIIMVSFGLTAVLLAVPLAYTVLKMAGTIYLLYLAYQAIKPKSKNIFEVDHTISHDNPKKLFTVGFLTNVLNPKVAVFYLSFFPQFIKPEYGSILNQSLELGVVQVLLSFSVNFLIVLTAAKVAVFFSNNPAWIKVQKWFMASVLTFLAVKMALSKAK, from the coding sequence ATGATTCCATTTCAAGACCTCCCATTTTTTATGGCAGCGGCACTTATACTGGCTATCAGCCCCGGGCCCAATATGATTTATTTAATTTCAAAATCCATCACTCAGGGCAAAAAATCCGGTTTTATCTCATTAACTGGAGTGATCTGTGGCTTTATATTTCATATCATTATGGTTTCTTTTGGGCTCACAGCTGTATTGTTAGCCGTTCCGCTTGCTTACACAGTTCTGAAAATGGCAGGTACCATTTATCTTTTATATTTGGCGTATCAGGCTATCAAACCTAAAAGCAAAAATATTTTTGAGGTAGATCACACGATTTCACATGATAACCCTAAAAAGCTATTCACGGTTGGTTTCCTGACCAATGTACTTAATCCCAAGGTAGCAGTATTCTACTTATCATTTTTTCCGCAGTTCATTAAACCTGAATATGGTTCGATACTCAACCAGAGCTTAGAACTTGGAGTAGTACAGGTTTTGCTCAGTTTCAGTGTTAATTTCTTAATAGTCCTTACTGCAGCAAAAGTAGCCGTATTTTTTTCGAATAATCCAGCATGGATTAAGGTACAGAAATGGTTTATGGCAAGTGTATTGACTTTTCTGGCTGTAAAAATGGCTCTTTCAAAAGCAAAATAA
- a CDS encoding helix-turn-helix domain-containing protein translates to MKHTIPTYDLSDVSKHRFHIKRMDRNTYNTEEILIDKGIHRDSHYIFTCMESGHVKMMVDFNLIEAKDSTIFCVLPGQVHQGLLMDKVNGWFIAIQSDLVPDVVRSVFEESLEGIQPLAVDTIWVEKFNNMAAILHTFYTDEMLASKEGSLIIQSLLHSFIGMFAFIYSKENSSQVTGENRSLQLTRAFKIMVRQRYKTMKSPSEYAEKLNISRGYLTEAIREVTGKPAQHWIHQEILIEAKRLLAFTHLTVKEIAYELGYNDHTYFSRLFSKLEDQSPSEFRAANR, encoded by the coding sequence ATGAAGCATACCATTCCTACTTACGATTTAAGTGATGTTTCCAAGCACCGTTTTCATATCAAAAGAATGGACAGGAACACCTATAATACAGAAGAAATCCTTATAGACAAAGGAATACATCGTGACAGTCATTACATTTTTACCTGTATGGAAAGTGGACATGTAAAAATGATGGTTGATTTCAACCTCATTGAAGCTAAAGATTCCACTATTTTTTGTGTGCTGCCAGGGCAAGTACATCAAGGCCTTTTAATGGATAAAGTGAATGGATGGTTTATCGCCATACAATCTGATCTGGTTCCTGATGTTGTACGTTCTGTCTTTGAGGAATCTCTGGAAGGAATACAGCCTCTGGCAGTGGACACAATATGGGTAGAAAAGTTTAATAATATGGCGGCTATACTTCATACCTTTTATACGGATGAGATGCTGGCTTCCAAAGAGGGCTCTTTGATCATTCAATCTTTATTACATTCTTTCATAGGAATGTTTGCCTTTATCTATTCAAAAGAAAATTCTTCTCAGGTTACTGGTGAAAATCGTTCTTTACAACTGACAAGAGCGTTCAAAATCATGGTACGACAACGCTATAAAACCATGAAAAGTCCATCCGAATATGCAGAGAAACTCAATATCTCAAGGGGATATCTTACCGAAGCAATCCGGGAGGTAACCGGTAAACCTGCGCAGCATTGGATTCATCAGGAAATTTTAATTGAAGCGAAGCGCTTATTGGCATTCACCCACCTTACAGTAAAAGAAATTGCTTATGAATTGGGATATAATGATCACACCTATTTTAGCCGTTTGTTTTCAAAATTGGAAGATCAATCCCCTTCAGAGTTCAGAGCTGCCAACAGATAG
- a CDS encoding RebB family R body protein yields MPVNGQITDAVTQSNVKVVAESPAIALSNVYQTAAHSTGIMFENAINAQNQHNILTQAATTQGVTQIYSKDTIADAISIARILTP; encoded by the coding sequence ATGCCAGTAAACGGACAAATCACAGACGCAGTAACACAGTCGAATGTAAAAGTAGTTGCAGAATCTCCTGCTATAGCTTTAAGTAACGTGTATCAAACCGCTGCACATTCTACAGGTATTATGTTTGAAAATGCAATTAATGCCCAAAATCAACATAATATCTTAACTCAGGCAGCAACAACGCAAGGTGTCACTCAGATTTACAGCAAAGATACCATCGCTGATGCCATCTCTATTGCTAGAATCCTTACTCCTTAA
- a CDS encoding RebB family R body protein, which produces MANEKAGTTVNEQITDAVTQSNVKVVAESPAMALSNVYQSAAHSTGIMFENAVNSQNQQNILTQAATTQGISQIYTLDTIADAVSIAKVLNP; this is translated from the coding sequence ATGGCTAACGAAAAAGCTGGAACAACAGTAAACGAACAAATCACAGATGCAGTAACGCAGTCTAACGTAAAAGTAGTGGCAGAATCTCCTGCAATGGCTTTAAGTAACGTGTATCAATCTGCTGCACATTCTACAGGAATCATGTTTGAAAATGCAGTGAACTCTCAAAACCAACAAAACATTTTGACACAAGCTGCGACTACTCAGGGAATTTCTCAGATCTATACTCTGGATACCATTGCTGATGCAGTTTCTATTGCTAAAGTCCTTAATCCTTAA
- a CDS encoding response regulator transcription factor produces the protein MEHSKIKIGIVDDDLLFVQLLKNYIENNGNYQIVLTSTGGNQFLSEDIPALDILILDLRMANGDGLEVMSALSKKDFETKIIVLSSFYRRSFMGQMLKMGAHAFLSKEIELEELLVVINTVYNTGHYFSNEQIDVMRSQFSNKLPEFHAFSKNELTDREVDVLRLVCQQLSTKEIADSLFISPKTVETHKTNLMIKTGVKNMAGLVIYAVQNSIIDANEIVLFDK, from the coding sequence ATGGAACATTCAAAAATTAAAATCGGCATTGTAGATGATGATCTGCTGTTTGTACAGCTTTTAAAAAATTATATAGAAAATAATGGAAATTATCAAATTGTTCTTACATCAACAGGCGGAAATCAATTTCTTAGTGAAGATATCCCGGCGTTGGATATTCTGATTCTGGATCTAAGGATGGCGAACGGGGATGGTCTTGAAGTGATGAGTGCCTTATCAAAAAAAGATTTTGAAACCAAGATTATAGTGCTTTCCAGTTTCTACAGACGTTCTTTTATGGGACAGATGCTTAAAATGGGTGCTCATGCATTTTTATCCAAAGAAATCGAGCTCGAGGAGCTGTTAGTGGTGATCAATACCGTTTACAATACCGGACATTATTTCTCCAATGAACAGATTGATGTGATGCGAAGCCAGTTTTCCAATAAACTGCCGGAGTTTCATGCTTTTTCAAAAAATGAGCTCACAGATAGGGAAGTAGATGTTTTACGGTTGGTTTGCCAGCAGCTCAGCACTAAAGAAATTGCAGATTCATTATTTATTTCTCCCAAAACAGTAGAAACCCATAAGACCAATCTTATGATTAAAACAGGAGTGAAAAATATGGCCGGATTAGTGATCTACGCTGTGCAAAATAGTATTATTGATGCCAACGAAATCGTGCTTTTTGATAAATAG